One window of the Xenopus tropicalis strain Nigerian chromosome 10, UCB_Xtro_10.0, whole genome shotgun sequence genome contains the following:
- the nags gene encoding N-acetylglutamate synthase, mitochondrial: MAIVKGFSTLSPCARRFISRIAGRSALHQQARIRARPAYEEPDPEPNQVDTFHEPSSVSMVDRSLVQRDIRLFLKECGGKPSEARHWLAQFQELHSNYEKAFAVIEVDENVFTCKRSLASVAFALSFLQRMDMKPLVVLGQPSTYCIRPSSQDVKSLLVQNCQTLVNTMHASSGIALPLFNGGSVLTAREQEGSYGSVLSVDTELLTWCLNSGNIPIICPIGETPSGRSILLDSLDVTASISRALQPLKIIFLNTVGGLKDLSEKVVGLVNLPSDLELMRNAMWMSERQRQQVTVIVDLLNRLPHSSSAVITSARTLLCELFSNKGSGTLFKNAERLLRYESLDDINIEKLVSLVNRSFQKPLKEDYIKSMSSRLHSVYLSEGYNAAAIITKEPVLGGTPYLDKFVVSSGQQGQGSGQMLWECVKQDLQTIFWRSRVTNPVNSWYFKNSDGSFTDKQWIFFWKGLSDIRDSYELVNHAKCIPDSFCKPQVS, from the exons ATGGCAATAGTGAAGGGCTTTTCTACCCTTTCGCCCTGTGCCCGACGCTTCATCAGTAGAATAGCAGGTAGATCAGCTCTACATCAGCAGGCAAGAATTAGAGCTCGTCCTGCCTATGAAGAGCCAGACCCTGAGCCCAATCAAGTTGATACCTTCCACGAGCCCAGTAGTGTATCAATGGTCGACCGATCCCTAGTGCAAAGGGACATCCGACTCTTCCTGAAAGAGTGTGGTGGGAAACCCAGCGAGGCACGCCATTGGTTGGCTCAGTTCCAGGAGCTGCATTCCAACTACGAAAAGGCTTTTGCTGTAATTGAG GTGGATGAAAATGTGTTCACCTGCAAAAGGTCATTGGCCAGTGTTGCCTTTGCACTCTCTTTCCTCCAGCGGATGGACATGAAGCCACTGGTGGTACTGGGACAGCCCAGCACCTACTGTATTCGTCCCTCTTCTCAAGATGTCAAGTCCTTGTTGGTGCAAAACTGCCAGACGCTGGTAAACACCATGCATGCCAGCTCAGGCATTGCACTTCCCTTGTTCAATGGAGGATCTGTGCTTACAGCCCGAGAACAAGAGGGCAG TTATGGGTCCGTGCTGTCGGTTGATACAGAATTGCTCACCTGGTGCCTGAACTCCGGTAATATCCCCATCATATGCCCCATTGGGGAAACTCCGTCTGGCCGCTCCATCCTTTTAGATTCTTTAGACGTCACTGCCAGTATCTCTCGTGCTTTGCAGCCACTCAAGATCATCTTCTTAAACACAGTGGGGGGATTAAAGGACCTGAGTGAAAAG GTTGTTGGTCTTGTGAACTTGCCCTCAGACTTGGAACTGATGAGGAATGCAATGTGGATGAGTGAAAGGCAGAGGCAACAAGTGACTGTCATTGTGGACCTGCTAAATCGCCTGCCACATAGCTCGTCCGCTGTCATCACTTCGGCACGCACTCTGCTCTGTGAGCTTTTTAGTAACAAAG GATCCGGAACACTGTTCAAAAACGCAGAAAGATTGCTAAGATACGAATCCCTGGACGACATTAATATTGAGAAGCTGGTCTCACTGGTAAACAGATCCTTCCAGAAACCTTTGAAAGAAGACTATATAAAGAGCATGTCCTCCAGGCTGCACTCGGTCTACCTGTCTGAAGG GTACAACGCAGCCGCCATCATTACCAAAGAACCAGTATTAGGAGGAACACCATATCTGGATAAGTTCGTGGTGAGCTCTGGCCAACAGGGGCAAGGCTCTGGACAAATGCTATGGGAGTGCGTGAAACAAGACTTGCAAACCATTTTCTGGAGATCAAGGGTCACCAACCCAGTAAATTCTTG